The genomic window ggctatggggagagagcggggcagtgagattagtttggggattgatacagggctgtggggagtgagcaggaccaGGGTTCCTGTACCATTGAACTGACTCAGGCTTTTTGGGcccaattgcctcctcctgtgctgttaacATATCCAGTTCTCCCCGGCCTCCTGGGGCCCATTTTCCTCCCATCATGAACATCACCAGAAAACAGACCTtcttgtcattatctcattgctgtttgcgggatcttgctgtgcactaattgccTGCTGCCACATTACATTtcgaagtgttttgggatggccTGCGTTCCTGAGAGGCGCTAcacaaatgcaaatctttcttgctTCTCTGTTGTCATAAGATTTGGTGGCCGTTTTGATGCGACCCCTTAATATTGAAGATTCTTTTCCAGTCAGTTGTAATGGGAATTTGCTATTTAAAGAGGCATTAATTGAACTCTCCAGTCACATCAGACGGCACATTCCAGCATTAACCGTGAGCAGCACCGCAGGGGACCTGCTGGATAATATCATGAAATTTTGCGAATGTGAGACCCACACAGATTCGTGCATTTCAGTCcctgtttcagattttcagcgtcTGAGGAATTGTTTTCTTTTCAACCAGAATATATTTTGAGTAAATCTGTGCTTAGTTCCAATTTAATCTGTGGGCAAAACACCAATAGATACTGGATTTACTTGTTGCTTTATTAAATTTGCATTTCTTGTGGATGCATTCCTCGAAAGAGTCATCGTTAGTCATTTCAAAAAAAGACACGTTCGTACGGGGAGTAACCCAAGGATAtgagaaagaactcccatttctccagtgtcccaaagcttcacagccaatggagtagaggaagtgagggaccttggagtgcatgtctacagatccctgaaggtagcaggacaggtagataaagtggttaaaaaggcatacgggatactttcctttattagccgaggcctggactataagagcagggaggttattctagaactgtataaaacactagttaggccacagcttgagtcctgcgtacagttctggtcaccacattacaggaaggatgtgattgcactggagagggtgcagaggagatttacgaggatgttgccaggactggagaattttcgctatgaggaaagattggataggctggggttgttctctttggaacagaggaggctgaggggagatttaattgaggtgtataaaattatgaggggccgagatagagtggataggaaggacctatttccctcagcagagaggtcagtcaccggggggcatagatttaaagtgattggtagaaggattagaggggagctgaggagaaatgttttcccccagagggtggtgggtgtctggaactcactgcctgagagggtgggagaggcagaaaccctcaactcatttaataaatacctggatgtgaacctgaagagccgtgacctgcagggctacggaccaaatgcgggaaagtgggattgggctgggtggctcgtttctcggccggcacggacacgatgggccgaatggcctcctcctgtgctgtaaattttctatgattctgagcactttttgaagtgcgctcactgttgtaaggtaagaaatttaaatttaacatttttttgaaaCATGATCTGTTTGTGGCTTGTAGGGGCGTCTCCTTCTGATCAGGGAAATACATTCAGACATTTAGTTTGTTGGTAAAAGTCACTCGGCGTTGGAGAATATTGACCCATGTTTCAGTTTTTTGTTTCCGAGAGGGAGGATTGAGCTAAAACAGCAATCGGTGCGTGGCATTGCTCCGCCGCCCTttaaagaggagggagggggggttccACCCACTCGTCAATGGCGACGCCTTTTCCCACAGTGCCCAGCGCGACAGAAAGCGCTGCATCGGTTGAATGGGAGCTGGCAGCACAAAGGAAAGCGGAGCTGAGCCCGGGCATTGCGGGGACTGTGGTGCAGAGAGGCGGCCCCAGTCTGCCCCTGGGTCCCCCCCCTGCCACCTGGAGCCAGCAACCAGGAGAGGACCCTTCAGTTGCAGGTGAGCATTTTCTGGGGCTCTTTCTgcaaagagaggagggagaaaggggcTTTTAAGCTTAATCCAGATTGCTATTCTGTTTTGTGCCTTGTTTGCACCTTATGCATCAAttttctttcattattttgattgacagtttgctAAGGGGGCTAAaaatctctctttttttgggcaATCAGCAATGCAGAACACTCATGTGAACTTGCTCTGGCCTCCACATCACTGGgaagctcctccagccctcccagatctctgcgctcctccaattctggcctccctccccgctccctttgccccaccatcggtggccatgccttcagctgcctcggccctaagcttcgGAATGTCCTTTTTAaaagggggtgcgggaacagagacctgggggtgtgtgtacacaaatctttgaaggtggcaggacaagttgagaaggccgttaaacgggatttattaatagaggcacagagtacaaaagcaagggagttatgctaaacctttctaaaacactggttcggccccagctggagtattgtgtccacttctgggcactgcactttaggaaggatgtgaaggccttagagagggtgcggaggagatttactggaatggttccagggatgagggactccagttatgtggagagactggagaatctgggattgttctcctcagagcagagaaggttgaggggagatttgatcgaggggttcaaaatcaggaagggttttgatggagtaaataaggagaaactgtttccagtgggcaggagggtcggtaaccagaggacacagatttaaggtaatcgggaaaagacccagagggggagatgaggagaatgttttttacgcagcgagttgttctgatctggaattcactgcctgaaagggcggtggaagcagattcaataataactttcaaaagggaattggttaaatatttATAGGGGGAgagatttgcagggctgcgggggagtgtgggactaatgggacagctctctcaaagagccggcacaggcacgatgggccgagcggcctcctgcgctgtaagattctccAATCCTAACTAAGTCTCGGATTAGTTGGTCTCACTTCCTGCCTGTCCACATCCCCCGGCCCCGCCATCCATGGCCTTTTTGGGGGGTGCGGGAGTCccagatttccccctcccctttgtgtgaggaagtgcttcctgacatcacccctgaacggcctggctctaattttaaggttctgcccccccttgttctggactccccccaccagaggaaatagtttctctccatcgatcCAACTGGCAAGTTGACCATTACTTGCCTCCGAGCAAGGACCCGGACTCTCTAATTACCTCGGTGTTTCTTCTTTGCAGGTTTGGGACCCACGGCGCCTTTGGATCCCTGGAAGATGGAGGCAGTGAAGGAATCGGCCGCGTCGCCCGGCCAGGCCGTGCCCGAGGACCCCCCGGGAACCAGCGGGCAGGCGCTGGGCGCCCAGGAGGGGCGCGGCTTCTGGTGCCTCCTGTGCGGGAAGCGTTTCCGCTGGCGCTGCCTGCTGGACGCCCACCTGCGGGTGCACACGGGCGAGAAGCCCTTCGGCTGCCCGCTGTGCTCCAAACGCTTTGGCAAGTCCAGCGAGCTCAGGGTCCACCAGCGGGTGCACACGGGCGAGAGGCCCTTCGGCTGCCCGCTGTGCTCCAAACGCTTCTACCGTTCGAGCCACCTCAGCCGCCACCAGCGTTTTCACACCGGGGTGAAGCCCTTCGAGTGTGGCGAGTGCCCGAAATGCTTTTATACCTCCAGCCATCTCAGCCGTCACCAGAGAGTCCACACCGGCGAGAAGCCCTTTGGCTGTGCCGACTGCGGCAAACGTTTCTACAGCCCCGGCGAGCTGGCGGTCCACCAGCGGGTCCACACCGGCGAGAAGCCCTACGGCTGCGCCGACTGCGGCAAGCGTTTCAACCGGGTGGGCGACCTGACGGTGCACCGGCGATGCCACACAGGCCAGGACCAGCCGGAGTGCGGCGAGTGTCACAAACGGTTCAACCGGCCCAGCGAGCTGGTGGTTCACCAGCGTCTCCACTCGGGCGAGAAACCCTTCGAGTGCGCCGTCTGCGCCAAACGTTTCTACCGTTCCAGTAACCTGATCCAGCACCAGGGGATCCACACCGGGGAGAAACCCTTCGAGTGTCCCGTCTGCAAGAAACGTTTCTACCGTTCCAGTAATCTGACCCGGCATCAACGCAGCGAGGggcacagtgagaaatgtacagtTACAGTCTGCCCGGCCCCTactcccatctccctctccccttcactccctctccccgcctcactcccacctccctctcccccgcctcactcccacctccctctccccttcactccctctccccgcctcactcccacctccctctccccttcactccctctccccgcctcactcccacctccctctcccccgcctcactcccacctccctctccccttcactccctctcccccgcctcactcccacctccctctccccttcactccctctccccgcctcactcccacctccctctcccccgcctcactcccacctccctctccccttcactccctctccccgcctcactcccacctccctctccccttcactccctctcccccgccttactcccacctccctctcccccgcctcactcccacctccctctcccccgccttactcccacctccctctcccccgcctcactcccacctccctctcccccgcctcactcccacctccctctcccccgcctcactcccacctccctccccccccgcctcactcccacctccctctcccccgcctcactcccacctccctctcccccgcctcactcccacctccctctcccccgcctcactcccagctccctctccccttcactccctctccccgccttactcccacctccctctcccccgcctcactcccacctccctctccccttcactccctctccccgcctcactcccacctccctctcccccgcctcactcccacctccctctcccccgccttactcccacctctctctcccccgcctcactctcacatccctctcccccgcctcactcccaactccctctcccccgccttactcccacctccctctcccccgcctcactcccacctccctctcccccgccttactcccacctccctctccccgcctcactcccacctccctctcctccccgcctcactcccacctccctctccccccgccttactcccacctccctctccccccgccttactcccacctccctctcccccctcaccccacctcctcccacctccctctccccgcctcactcccacctccctctcccccgcctcactcccacctccctctccccccgcctcactcccacctccctctcccccgcctcactcccacctccctctcccccgccttactcccacctccctctccccgcctcactcccacctccctctcccccgccttactcccacctccctctccccccgccttactcccacctccctctccccccgccttactcccacctccctctcccccgccttactcccacctccctctcccccgccttactcccgcctctctctcccccgcctcactctcacatccctctcccccgcctcactcccacctccctctcccccgccttactcccacctccctctcccccgcctcactcccacctccctctcccccgccttactcccacctccctctcccccgccttaCTCCCACCCCCTTACTCCCACCCCCTGACTCCCACCCGctgactccctctcccccgccttaCTCCCACCCCCCTACTCCCACCCCCTTACTCCCACCCCCCTACTTCCACCCCCTTACTCCCACCCCctgactccctctccccttcactccctctcccccgccttactcccacctccctctcccccgccttactcccacctccctctcccccgccttactcccacctccctctccctcgccttaCTCCCACCTCCCTACTCCCACCCCCTTACTCCCACCCCCttactccctctcccccgccctactCCCACCTCCCTACTCCCACCTCCCTACTCCCACCCCCTTATTCCCACCCCCttactccctctcccccaccctactCCCACCCCCTTACTCCCACCCCCttactccctctcccccgccctactCCCACCTCCCTACTCCCACCTCCCTACTCCCACCCCCTTATTCCCACCCCCttactccctctcccccaccctactCCCACCCCCTTACTCCCACCCCCttactccctctcccccgccctactCCCACCCCCTTACTCCCACCCCctgactccctctcccccgccttaCTCCCAACTCCCTACTCCCACTCCCTTACTCccagctccctctcccccgccttactcccacctccatctcccccgccttactcccacctccctctcccccgccttactcccacctccctctcccccgccttactcccacctccctctcacccgccttactcccacctctctctcccccgccttacTCCCACCCCCTTACTCCCACCCCctgactccctctcccccgccttactcccacctccctctcccccgcctgactcccacctccctctcccccgccttactcccacctccctctcccccgccttactcccacctccctctccccccgccttaCTCCCACCCCCCTACTCCCACCCCCTTACTCCCACCCCctgactccctctcccccaccttactcccacctccctctcccccgccttactcccaccccctgactccctctcccccgccttactcccaccccctgactccctctcccccgccttactcccacctccctctcccccgccttaCTCCCACCCCCTGACTCCCTCTCCCCGGCCTTACTCCCACCCCCTTACTCCCACCCCCTTACTCCCACCCCctgactccctctcccccgccttactcccacctccctcttccccaccttaCTCCCACCGCCTTACTCCCACCGCGTCACTCCCACCCCCTTACTCCCACCCCCTTACTCCCACCGCCTTACTCCCACCCCCTTACTC from Heptranchias perlo isolate sHepPer1 unplaced genomic scaffold, sHepPer1.hap1 HAP1_SCAFFOLD_154, whole genome shotgun sequence includes these protein-coding regions:
- the LOC137309228 gene encoding zinc finger protein 391-like produces the protein MATPFPTVPSATESAASVEWELAAQRKAELSPGIAGTVVQRGGPSLPLGPPPATWSQQPGEDPSVAGLGPTAPLDPWKMEAVKESAASPGQAVPEDPPGTSGQALGAQEGRGFWCLLCGKRFRWRCLLDAHLRVHTGEKPFGCPLCSKRFGKSSELRVHQRVHTGERPFGCPLCSKRFYRSSHLSRHQRFHTGVKPFECGECPKCFYTSSHLSRHQRVHTGEKPFGCADCGKRFYSPGELAVHQRVHTGEKPYGCADCGKRFNRVGDLTVHRRCHTGQDQPECGECHKRFNRPSELVVHQRLHSGEKPFECAVCAKRFYRSSNLIQHQGIHTGEKPFECPVCKKRFYRSSNLTRHQRSEGHSEKCTVTVCPAPTPISLSPSLPLPASLPPPSPPPHSHLPLPFTPSPRLTPTSLSPS